From one Bos indicus x Bos taurus breed Angus x Brahman F1 hybrid chromosome 7, Bos_hybrid_MaternalHap_v2.0, whole genome shotgun sequence genomic stretch:
- the SOWAHA gene encoding ankyrin repeat domain-containing protein SOWAHA, with product MALAAAAAAAAAGVSQAAVLGFLQENGGKVRNSELLSRFKPLLEAGDPRGRAARRDRFKQFVNNVAVVKELDGVKFVVLKKKSRSHDGPEPPACCFQSAPEAPAPPSKVTSVSQEETAASGAPSASWAPRAAESAEDPALPSEQQDTAGAPASETTQGLLLDPAWQSGVPSDPQIPAFELAQPSEGLSEDVAPPSTAPSEAPSPHVEPPDPEAAPRGPPPPTPRPPPQKPCMLPVRCVPGPSALRIRAEEQGLRRQLSEEPSPRSSPMLLRRLSVEESGLGLGLGSGRSPHLRRLSRAGPRLLSPDTEEAPAAPPPSAVPLEPAEHEWLVRAAGGRWTHQLHGLLLRDLGLAAKRDFMSGFTALHWAAKSGDLEMVQQLVEVARRGGARVDVNARSHGGYTPLHLAALHGHEDAAVLLVVRLGAQVHVRDHSGRRAYQYLQSGASYALRRLLGDPGLRGSTEPDGAAGGSDSFAARRPVQVAATILSSTTSAFLGVLADDLMLQDLARGMRKSSSLNKFLGASPMAPRKKTKIRGSLPAFSEISRRPTPGALAGLVPSLPPAT from the coding sequence ATGGCACTGGCCGCGGCCGCGGCTGCTGCGGCCGCCGGAGTGAGCCAGGCGGCGGTGCTGGGTTTCCTGCAGGAGAACGGCGGGAAGGTGCGCAACTCCGAGCTGCTGAGCCGCTTCAAACCGCTCCTGGAGGCCGGCGACCCACGCGGCCGCGCAGCCCGCAGGGACCGCTTCAAGCAGTTCGTCAACAACGTGGCCGTGGTGAAGGAGCTCGACGGCGTCAAATTCGTGGTGCTGAAGAAGAAGTCGCGGTCCCACGACGGACCCGAGCCCCCGGCCTGCTGCTTCCAGAGCGCCCCGGAGGCACCAGCCCCGCCGTCGAAGGTCACTTCTGTCTCACAGGAGGAAACCGCGGCCTCGGGGGCTCCGTCTGCGTCCTGGGCACCGAGGGCGGCGGAATCGGCTGAGGACCCGGCCCTGCCATCAGAGCAGCAGGATACCGCCGGGGCTCCGGCCTCAGAGACCACTCAGGGGCTGTTGTTAGACCCGGCCTGGCAGTCAGGGGTGCCCTCTGACCCCCAGATTCCAGCCTTCGAACTGGCCCAGCCCTCTGAGGGTCTCTCTGAAGACGTGGCCCCACCGTCCACGGCACCGTCGGAGGCACCTTCGCCCCACGTAGAACCGCCAGACCCGGAAGCTGCGCCTCGGGggccaccaccacccacccctcGCCCTCCGCCTcagaagccttgcatgctgcctGTGCGCTGCGTCCCCGGCCCCTCGGCGCTGCGGATCCGGGCTGAGGAGCAGGGCCTGCGCAGGCAGCTGTCGGAGGAGCCCAGTCCGCGGAGCTCCCCGATGCTGCTGCGGCGGCTCTCGGTTGAGGAGTCCGGCCTGGGCCTCGGTCTGGGCTCTGGCCGCTCCCCTCACCTGAGGCGCCTGTCGCGCGCCGGCCCGCGCCTGCTGAGCCCCGACACTGAGGAGGCTCCGGCTGCCCCGCCGCCGTCCGCCGTGCCCCTGGAGCCGGCCGAACACGAGTGGCTAGTGCGGGCGGCTGGGGGCCGCTGGACCCACCAGCTGCACGGGCTGCTGCTGCGCGACCTCGGCCTGGCAGCCAAACGCGACTTCATGTCTGGTTTCACAGCCCTGCACTGGGCCGCTAAGAGCGGTGACCTCGAGATGGTGCAGCAGCTGGTGGAGGTCGCGCGGCGTGGGGGCGCACGGGTCGACGTCAACGCGCGCTCGCACGGCGGCTATACGCCGCTGCATTTGGCGGCGCTGCACGGCCACGAGGATGCGGCCGTGCTCTTGGTAGTCCGCTTGGGTGCGCAGGTGCACGTGCGCGACCACAGCGGACGGCGCGCTTACCAGTACCTGCAGTCGGGCGCCTCGTATGCTCTGCGTCGCCTACTTGGCGACCCTGGCCTGCGAGGTTCGACCGAACCCGATGGGGCTGCTGGTGGTAGTGACAGTTTTGCGGCCCGGCGCCCCGTGCAGGTGGCGGCCACCATCCTCAGTTCCACCACCAGCGCGTTTCTGGGCGTCCTGGCTGATGACCTGATGCTCCAGGATCTGGCTCGAGGCATGAGAAAGTCAAGCTCCTTAAACAAATTCTTGGGAGCCTCGCCCATGGCTCCTCGTAAAAAGACAAAGATCCGCGGCAGTCTGCCAGCCTTTTCAGAAATCTCTCGTCGACCCACTCCAGGAGCCTTGGCTGGTCTAGTGCCCAGCCTACCCCCAGCAACCTGA